The genomic window CTGGCTCTCCCAGCCCCTTGGtacccatccccaccccccagaAGAAGCCACTGGAGTCTCTTTTGTAGACAGTTTTATTAGGGGAAAGTTTGGGAGTGATGCCTCAGGCTGGAGCTACCTGGGTTGGGGGAAAGACAGAGGAGAGCAGTGGGACCCAGCATCGGTTCTTCACTGGTCCCCCTTGAGCAGGTGAATGATCTGATCTGTCAGAATCCCAGTGTATGTGGTCATGGCCTCGGAGCCTTTGTTATAGGCATGCCTGTGGGGAAGAGAGGGACGAGGCTGAGGGAGGAGAATGCTGAGGGCCCTCACAGCTACTTGGACCTGTGGCCTCTATGCCCAAGTTTCTGAAGGAAGAAGAGcctagggaggaggggaagatttGGGGCCCAGAAGGCTGGATTACCTCCAAAAGGGGAGggacacgggggggggggggggggctgggactGGGATGCCTCTGTCCCTGGGTGGCTAAAAGCCCTGTTGGCAAAAGGCCAGAGATGGCATCTCAAGGGATGTCTGATGTCTGTTGGGCTGGCTGAGGGAAGTGCTTACCTGATATTCTGATCCATTGCAGGTATCTGCACTTTCTCATAGATTTGATGGGCTTTCGCTTTGGCAGACTCCCAGTAGCCATAGAGTTGGCTCTGGAACTTACTCAGCATGGTAGGGCTTTCTTCCCGTCGAAATCGGGGCCTGGCAGCCTGGGCTGCTGGGAGGAAAGACCGAGGAGAGACGGCAGTGGGGCTGTGGCCTAATGGCATCAGGCCACCAGGTCAAAGGAGAATTGGACAGAAAACCAGGGCTGGGAATCGGCAGGGAATGAGGAACGATGGGGGAAGTTGAGTAAGGAGACAGGCTAGGGACGAAGGGAGAATTAGAGGAAGGGAAGAACTGGGCCACCGGAGACCTGGAGAGATGAAGGACAGTTGGGGAGAGAGTCCATTCAGCAGAGAATTTGGGgcagagagaaaatggagaatgTAGAGAATTAGGGCCAacggaggcggggggggggggggggggtgggtccAGAGAGCTGAGCGTGCTCCATCCCACACTGAGCCAGCCCATCCTCAGCTCCTAAAGCCATCCCTACTCACCTGAGCCCAGCAGCAGCACCAGCAGcaggcagaaggtaaggactgGGAGGCTCTTGGCACCCATGATGGCAGGAAGAACTGGCCAAATTAGTGGAAGGAGTGAGATTTGAGGAAGTGTCCGGGACCCTCTTACCCTGGAATCGATTCATTCCCGAAGGAGCAttttctcccatctctctcctGGGTCCCTCCCATTCCTGGTTTCTCCCTGGcatttcccacttctctcccTGGGGCCCCTTctgccccctctcccccaccccccttttgcCACATCTCCCATCAGGCTCCCTTTTCTTCTCAATCTCCTTCCCCTGGATTAAAGAGCTCTTCATTGGCTTCCCAGCACCCACCAGACCCCTTTCCTCCTTCGGTAAAGGGAAGGAGTTGGCTTTGGCTTTCCCTAAAGTCACTTCTGGCGTTGATGCTCTTTGTTCTATGGCTTGCCCTCCTAGGCCCATGCCAAATAAGAGGCTATTGAATTAACCGATTATCCAGAAGGCCCAGCCCAGAATGGGCCAGTTTCCCTCTTTagtccttggtttcctcatctgtaaaactggaggGACTTAGACTCCATAGGTCAGACCGTTCCAGCCTGGAGATCTAGAATCCCATCCTCCTCTGCCCAACCCAAGGCAACCCAACAGGCCTCACCTGAAGCCCCAGATGTGTGTCTGCTCATCAGCCCAGTACAAGGGTCAGTCCCTTTATAGGTAGCCAGCCTCCTGTTCCCCCCTCCCTACCACCCCCAAGAATGGCTCAAAGTCCAGGCCAACACAACAGAGCTTTGTCGGAGTTGGGGGCGGGAATGGAAGACCCAAATTAGGACAACTCAGGGGGACCTTCTCATTCCTGGGAATGCACTCAAGAGGAGGAGCTACTGGGGCCACTGAAGGACCAGGATTCCCAGGTCTCAGAGGGGCTGGCTGGCTGGACTAGGGGACTGGACGCCGGAGCTCTTTCAAGGATCCTGTGGGCCAGAAACTTGTCCTGTTCCCTAAACCCCCACAACTTACCCAGGGCCCTCCCTGAGATTGCTTCTCCCCCTCTTCCAGAGTCCACCTGACTCCTCAGGGATTTGGGGCTGGAGGGAGACCCTAGAGATGCCCATCCATTTCTGGATGGATATTCTAGAGCTGGGCTAGCACTGCCCAACTCCTTAGACTTCTGTCCATTAATTCGATAGGGTGGGGTGGCCAACCAAACCTGAAGAGGAGGCTCATGGGAGGAAACAAAGAGAGTAGACTTTATTGTGGACActgggcaggagggagggaggactgATTGTCTTACAGATAGTTAACAGTTGGTTATTGAATGTCCTAGCTGTGAAGGCTCTTTGACAGCCATGTTTTAGAGCACAGAACCAAGAATATCCGGGCAAAAAGGACGCTTGAGGAACGGAGAATGTTAAAACTGGAAGGGGCACAGCTGGGAGGTCATGTAGAACCGAATATCAGAACGAGGAAGGGTcttagaacagacaatgtcagagctgggagggagcttagaacaaagAACTCCCCAATGTGTCTCCCAATCACTGGATAGTGGAGGGAGCCggagcccagagaggggaagttgTTGGTTCCAATCTG from Monodelphis domestica isolate mMonDom1 chromosome 4, mMonDom1.pri, whole genome shotgun sequence includes these protein-coding regions:
- the APOC2 gene encoding apolipoprotein C-II isoform X2, which codes for MSRHTSGASVLPAIMGAKSLPVLTFCLLLVLLLGSAQAARPRFRREESPTMLSKFQSQLYGYWESAKAKAHQIYEKVQIPAMDQNIRHAYNKGSEAMTTYTGILTDQIIHLLKGDQ
- the APOC2 gene encoding apolipoprotein C-II isoform X1, with amino-acid sequence MSRHTSGASVLPAIMGAKSLPVLTFCLLLVLLLGSAAQAARPRFRREESPTMLSKFQSQLYGYWESAKAKAHQIYEKVQIPAMDQNIRHAYNKGSEAMTTYTGILTDQIIHLLKGDQ
- the APOC2 gene encoding apolipoprotein C-II isoform X4 — its product is MGAKSLPVLTFCLLLVLLLGSAQAARPRFRREESPTMLSKFQSQLYGYWESAKAKAHQIYEKVQIPAMDQNIRHAYNKGSEAMTTYTGILTDQIIHLLKGDQ
- the APOC2 gene encoding apolipoprotein C-II isoform X3 — encoded protein: MGAKSLPVLTFCLLLVLLLGSAAQAARPRFRREESPTMLSKFQSQLYGYWESAKAKAHQIYEKVQIPAMDQNIRHAYNKGSEAMTTYTGILTDQIIHLLKGDQ